A DNA window from Sulfitobacter noctilucicola contains the following coding sequences:
- a CDS encoding DUF1499 domain-containing protein, with translation MIFWILVLVVIGVFAFVRLAPSDPQRWHRQSNVAGMGESRPASGYVWREPVTDDGLARLKALDDVIRDTPRTKVLIGSVAEGKITYVTRSKVCGFPDYTTIGIYEGPVQGVQTRYLEINARLRFGKSDLGVNRNRVQGWIASVEG, from the coding sequence ATGATTTTCTGGATTTTGGTGCTCGTTGTTATCGGCGTGTTTGCTTTCGTGCGGCTCGCACCCTCCGATCCACAGCGCTGGCACAGACAGTCGAACGTTGCGGGCATGGGGGAGAGTCGTCCTGCCTCCGGCTACGTTTGGCGGGAACCGGTAACCGATGATGGTCTTGCACGGCTGAAAGCGCTTGACGATGTAATACGCGACACGCCCCGCACAAAGGTGCTGATCGGATCGGTTGCGGAAGGCAAAATTACCTATGTAACGCGCTCGAAAGTCTGCGGTTTCCCTGACTATACGACCATCGGTATTTACGAGGGGCCCGTGCAGGGAGTGCAGACACGATACCTTGAGATCAACGCCAGACTGCGTTTTGGCAAGTCAGATCTTGGGGTAAACCGGAACCGAGTTCAGGGCTGGATTGCGTCCGTCGAGGGATGA